In Crassostrea angulata isolate pt1a10 chromosome 6, ASM2561291v2, whole genome shotgun sequence, a genomic segment contains:
- the LOC128189671 gene encoding protein-tyrosine sulfotransferase 2-like — translation MKPRRCMQMKNSKKCLSFILCIGTVIVFYGMFQCTNSPKTYMVPRESVKFVYDDKHLAIPYDQNSPLIFIGGMPRSGTTLMRVMMDAHPEVRCGEETRVIPRILGMRNHWQKSEIERKRLVEAGINDAVIDSAVSAFILEIIAKHGDAAPRLCNKDPFTLKSSQYLSSLFPNAKFILMIRDGRAVIHSVISRKVTISGFDLKNPKMCLEKWNTAMEVMYSQCLRVGPMRCMPVYYEQLALHPEVWMHRILEFLDIPWNNSVLHHEDFIGKPGGASLSKTEKSTDQVIKPVNIEALSKWVGFYSDETIADMAKIAPMLQTLGYDPDKNPPDYGKPDPKVADNTMHIKQNMEYWRQKEQEILAKEKKAVHRPAPQA, via the exons ATGAAACCCAGACGCTGCATGCAAATGAAGAATTCAAAGAAGTGCTTATCCTTTATCCTGTGCATAGGCACAGTAATTGTGTTCTATGGAATGTTCCAGTGCACTAATTCCCCTAAAACGTACATGGTGCCTCGAGAATCCGTAAAGTTTGTCTATGATGATAAACACTTAGCCATACCTTACGACCAGAATTCTCCTCTGATCTTCATTGGGGGGATGCCACGCAGTGGTACCACCTTAATGAGGGTCATGATGGATGCCCACCCCGAGGTGAGGTGTGGGGAAGAGACTCGTGTGATACCCCGAATTCTGGGCATGAGGAACCACTGGCAGAAATCAGAAATTGAGAGGAAGAGGCTTGTAGAAGCGGGCATCAATGATGCTGTGATAGACTCCGCTGTGTCGGcttttattttagaaatcatCGCCAAACATGGCGATGCTGCTCCCAGACTTTGTAATAAAGATCCCTTTACGTTGAAATCCAGTCAGTATCTTAGTAGTTTGTTCCCCAACGCAAAATTCATCCTCATGATCCGAGACGGCAGAGCTGTCATTCATTCAGTCATATCAAGGAAAGTGACAATCTCAGGATTCGATCTGAAGAATCCCAAAATGTGTCTTGAAAAATGGAACACAGCCATGGAAGTGATGTATTCTCAGTGCCTGAGAGTTGGACCTATGAGGTGTATGCCTGTGTACTATGAACAACTTGCGCTACATCCGGAGGTGTGGATGCATAGAATTTTGGAGTTTTTAGATATACCATGGAACAATTCAGTGCTCCATCACGAAGACTTTATAGGAAAACCTGGAGGGGCTTCTCTCTCAAA AACAGAGAAATCAACAGATCAAGTGATCAAGCCCGTCAATATAGAAGCGCTGAGCAAGTGGGTGGGATTCTACTCGGATGAAACTATAGCGGACATGGCCAAAATCGCGCCCATGCTGCAAACTCTTGGGTACGACCCCGACAAAAACCCGCCGGACTACGGAAAGCCTGACCCAAAAGTTGCTGACAATACAATGCATATCAAACAGAACATGGAGTACTGGAGACAGAAGGAGCAGGAGATTTTGGCCAAAGAAAAGAAAGCTGTCCACCGCCCAGCTCCTCAGGCTTGA